Genomic window (Tripterygium wilfordii isolate XIE 37 chromosome 11, ASM1340144v1, whole genome shotgun sequence):
TGCCAATACGTCCAGCACCAACAGTTCCCACCGTTTTCCCCTCAAGATCATATGCTCTATGTGCAATACCAGCCACATTCCATTCTCCCTTGATAACCTGCTGGTGTCCAGGTACGAAATTCCGAACAAGAATGAGGATCCTCATGAGTTCATCCTCAGCAACAGACACGACGTTGCTTCCGGTAACCTCTGCAACGGTCAATCCAGCAGCTGCAGCTGCCTTCAGATCAACATGATCGGAGCCGATTCCGGCTGTGAGAAGCAATTGCAAATTTTTGGCCTTTTTTATCCTCTCAGCCGTAACATAGGCAGGGTGGAATGGGGTAGTTATAAGGACATGGAGATCAGGAATATGCTTCTCAAGTTCTGCAATAAGAACATACAAAAATGAACATATTTTATGCCTGAATTTTTGTTCGAATATCTACTAATTATTTTGTATAAGTATAACACCGCAAACAATTCGTTGAGAAGTTGAACAAATAATAGCCCTAAAGTCTACAAACTATAGAATAATATGCAAAACTTACCACAGTTTGGTCCTTCCTTATCGTCAGTGACAATGTATTCGTGGCCTTGAGATTCCAGCCATTCACGAATGCCCAAGGCTCGTTCAGCAGAACCCAAAAAATTAGGATTCAGTGACGCATATTCATTTGCCTTGTAGAACACCCCCACAATCTTTTTGCCTCCTGCAGAGGCCTGTTTGCcattaaacaaagaataagtCATATCAGGAAAATTAACGCAACATGGATAAGGTTAAGTCATTGTCAAATCGGTTTCTCTAGTGATCATATTCTTCTTATCTGGAGTCAAGCGATAGGTTTGAACGAACTAGAATGAAAAATCTTAAATATAAAAGGATTACAAAATTGCTaaacaatagaaaataaaagcagtttatttttcattttagaaAATTTAACGTTGCCACCAGCCAAACACTGTGTATCTCTACAAAGCCACACCGAAGTGTCCGTCAATTTCAAAGGAGAGTCTCCGTACACGCGCCACCTAGATCTGCGCGTAACATGCAAAGACTCGATCCACACGGTTCAATCGCCGCAAAAAAAGAGTTTTTTGTCAGCAGCAAAATCCTTGATCAGTCTCAAAAAAATGGATGGAGACTATTTAGTGATAAACATGACCAAATGTAAacgaaaaattaaattaaaacaaataatcGCATACATGGAGACTCCTCGTGAGAGTAATCGAAGAGTCTGATCCGGCCGATGATGAACCAAGAGCACGAATAGCAGAGCTCGCAACACGCTTCAACGCCATCGCCGTCAACTGAGAATTCCGAATTCGAAACCGAAAAGTTCGACTCCTGAAACAATAATTGATGAACTGTGAACTGGACTCTGACTGACGTTGAATTTATAGCAGGGGAAATCGCTGACGTGGTGAACTCATCTTAGCTCTGTGTTAGCAAATTtggatttgttttctttcctCCCCCGGATAATAATGTCTATGGT
Coding sequences:
- the LOC120009422 gene encoding formate dehydrogenase, mitochondrial is translated as MALKRVASSAIRALGSSSAGSDSSITLTRSLHASAGGKKIVGVFYKANEYASLNPNFLGSAERALGIREWLESQGHEYIVTDDKEGPNCELEKHIPDLHVLITTPFHPAYVTAERIKKAKNLQLLLTAGIGSDHVDLKAAAAAGLTVAEVTGSNVVSVAEDELMRILILVRNFVPGHQQVIKGEWNVAGIAHRAYDLEGKTVGTVGAGRIGKLLLQRLKPFNCNLLYHDRLKMDPELETQTGAKFEEDLDGMLAKCDVVVINMPLTEKTRGLFDKAKIAKMKKGVLIVNNARGAIMDTQAVVDACSSGHIAGYSGDVWNPQPSPKDHPWRYMPNQAMTPHISGTTIDAQLRYAAGTKDMLERYFKGEEFPPQNYIVKEGKIAPQYQ